One stretch of Bombina bombina isolate aBomBom1 chromosome 7, aBomBom1.pri, whole genome shotgun sequence DNA includes these proteins:
- the LOC128636739 gene encoding zinc finger protein 81-like: protein MPKKIINQTSVADVLTGAEQVEFEDVAVYFSKEEWEYLQEGQKELYKDVMMENYQTLHSLGCVGDKPSVVTKIEHGEELCVQGRQRHTGATHINTSNFQPRSRNISGQQETLEETRQMILRKSHKEAKQIKKKLPCRLRITIVRITAEEIKKYGDVRLRDSCLSAPNGNAHME from the exons GAACAAGTTGAGTTTGAGGATGTGGCCGTTTACTTTTCGAAGGAGGAGTGGGAATATTTACAGGAGGGTCAGAAGGAGCTTTATAAGGATGTGATGATGGAGAATTACCAGACGCTCCACTCGCTAG GTTGTGTCGGTGACAAGCCATCAGTTGTGACAAAGATTGAGCATGGGGAAGAGCTGTGTGTACAAGGGCGCCAGAGACATACGGGGGCAACACATATAAATACCAGCAACT ttcagCCAAGGAGCAGAAATATTTCTGGGCAGCAAGAAACTTTGGAGGAGACCAGACAAATGATTTTAAGGAAAAGTCATAAAgaagcaaaacaaattaaaaagaaattacCATGCAGGCTTCGTATAACAATTGTGAGAATTACTgctgaagaaattaaaaaatatggtGACGTAAGACTTAGAGATTCCTGTTTATCTGCACCCAATGGAAATGCGCATATGGAGTag